The following are from one region of the Silene latifolia isolate original U9 population chromosome 9, ASM4854445v1, whole genome shotgun sequence genome:
- the LOC141602095 gene encoding protein FAR1-RELATED SEQUENCE 5-like, which produces MEEEDALLAVATVVEESMGVVDNDDSLVPIVTDDEFVTMMINKGFLSMKSKSLLHSVIILIQSDGFVTGTDLSGSLLGIKAAKWEYIYALYIKHLQHIGFSVKKSTSRRANTKDRPFIERYFRYSCEGNHGNKSKGSLKGDVEVLNSNLRNVSITRCECKACVRTQVNEEGVWEVLQHEIEHNHSLTPPEWQHHHRSERKISEAEGELIKTMTEAHVPPSIQFRVAAAAAGGDEFVGHTKRDHINYVNRLPMKKIEGGDAATLINLLTSRLAEEPGFFFRVQFNEEGRLSNIFWRDAMMREDYLLYRDVIIFDTTYRTNRYNLICGAFVGINNHWSNVMFGCAFLSNENQESLEWLFKVFNESMGDEIRPVSIFTDQDQAIANAVKEVGHYLIRVEI; this is translated from the exons ATGGAGGAGGAAGATGCTCTTTTGGCTGTAGCGACGGTTGTAGAAGAATCTATGGGTGTTGTTGATAACGATGATAGTCTAGTTCCTATCGTTACTGACGACGAATTTGTGACCATGATGATAAATAAAG GTTTTCTGAGCATGAagtctaaatcacttttgcacaGTGTTATTATTCTAATCCAGTCAGACGGATTTGTCACAGGTACTGATTTATCCGGTTCTCTTCTCGGAATAAAAGCAGCAAAATGGGAGTATATTTACGCTTTATATATTAAACATTTGCAACACATTGGATTTAGTGTCAAGAAATCGACGTCTCGACGGGCTAACACGAAAGACAGACCGTTCATTGAGCGATACTTTAGATATTCTTGCGAAGGAAATCACggcaacaagagtaaaggtagtTTAAAAGGTGATGTTGAAGTTTTAAACAGCAATTTGAGGAATGTTTCAATTACTCGTTGCGAGTGCAAAGCCTGTGTTAGGACGCAAGTTAATGAGGAAGGTGTATGGGAGGTGCTGCAGCATGAGATCGAGCACAATCACTCGTTAACCCCCCCTGAGTGGCAGCATCACCATAGGTCTGAGCGCAAGATTTCAGAAGCGGAGGGCGAGTTAATAAAGACAATGACTGAAGCTCATGTGCCCCCTTCGATTCAATTCAGAGTTGCTGCGGCAGCTGCTGGTGGCGATGAATTCGTTGGGCACACAAAGCGAGATCATATCAACTATGTAAACAGATTGCCGATGAAAAAAATTGAAGGAGGTGATGCAGCAACACTGATCAACCTTCTGACCAGCAGGCTAGCGGAGGAGCCGGGTTTCTTCTTTCGCGTTCAATTTAACGAAGAAGGAAGATTAAGTAACATATTTTGGCGGGACGCAATGATGAGAGAGGACTATTTGTTGTACCGAGACGTAATCATATTTGACACTACTTATCGTACGAATAGGTACAATCTTATTTGTGGAGCCTTTGTTGGTATCAACAATCATTGGTCGAATGTTATGTTTGGGTGTGCATTTCTATCGAACGAGAATCAAGAATCATTAGAGTGGTTATTCAAAGTTTTCAATGAATCCATGGGAGATGAAATCCGACCAGTCTCTATCTTTACCGACCAAGACCAAGCAATAGCAAATGCCGTCAAAGAGGTTGGACATTATCTCATTAGAGTTGAAATCTGA